A window of Glycine soja cultivar W05 chromosome 13, ASM419377v2, whole genome shotgun sequence genomic DNA:
GTCTCACTTAGATAATACCAATTTCCAAGACAATgattttccctttcttttcttatacttaaaaaaaaatacaaatacaagGAAAAGACAATATAGCAGAACTGCAGTTGGTTGCTTTCTTGCATATCCTATCAATGGACAAGATGAGGGATGTGTGCTTACTTCAAGATTATAAACTAAATATCACTCACCAATCAGTTTGAACAATTTCATTTCGGAGCCTTGCTAGGGAAGCTACACTCAATCTAGGTATAATATCATCCTATACATTTCCAAAAACAAGTCATAAGGAAACACAGTAGATAAATACAGACAAAACTTAATAAAAGAATACTACTCATTACAGGAAACCATAGATATAATTACTTTCTTCCagataaaatattgttaaacAGACATTGCCCAATGCAATCACATACCTGCATCACAACTGTTGATACATAGCCAGAGCAGCTTTCAGCAAGTTCTCTAGATACACATGGTGGAGTTCCATATCCAACAGCAGATACAATGTCAGGACTAAAACCCAGCTCCTTTGATGATTTTCTATGGATCATTATTGCCAATAAAGAAGCTATAGCCCCTCCCAGAGAATGACCCACAAGTCTTAACTTAAATCCCTGTCAAAAAGTTAGCCACACCTCATGACatgaatgagaaaaataaataaactaagaaATGAAAAGCAAAATAGATGAAGTAAGATCATCCCCACCTCATGTTTCTCCAAGCATTTTCTTATGATTTCAATCTCATGACGGAGAAACCAACGTGCAGATTCAGCAGTGCCAAAGTGGGTTGAATAGCCTTCATAGGTGACTTCACCATCACTTGAGGAAAGAATATCAGTGATAAGATCATAAAAAGTATGTGTGCCTCGAATGCCCAAAATTACAAGCTTTTTACGGGTATCAACCCCTATATAGTATGCAGGCCTCATTACACTGgagtttttaacaaattttttgacATTACTTTCTCGTAGCATGCTGTTCCTTGAAATACTACAAGGGTTATCCCTATAAGCACCTTTAGCCAACTCAATATGATAAATGAGATCTTGAACCTGAAATCCAGTAAGATATATTAATAAGAATCAAGCATGAACTGGACCACAATTATTCATATTGAAATGCTAacattaatagtaaaaaatcaCACTATCACATGAACATATAAATGCCTTCTGCCTCTAAAGTGAAGTTTCAGAAGTTACAATGGATTCTGACAATATCGGAATGCCTTTGATATCTTCAAATGGATGAGTAGAAGCTTGACGAAGATAGATCAGATACAAGCCAATTGTAAGGTCACTCAAGCTCCAATCCTGGATTCCAATCTTACTTCGTTGGATGCAGGCAATTATTTCCGTAAGGGATCGAATGCTTGGTGGGGGTTTGTTTCCAATTTCATTTCCTGCATAACATGGAAAAATAAGTCAGCCTTGTTTCATAGTAAAGCAAATTGGAACATTATATGATCAAGTAGTGTCTATGGAGCACAGGAAAAACATATGCtaatgatataaataaattttgtcatATAATGTTATTGAGTCATGAGGGCAAGCCTTGGAACAACAGTGATGTTGTTGTCTTATGACCAGGAGATCAGAAGTTCAAATCTAGAAAGCAGTCTCTCCACTTGCAGGAAGAAGAAGCCTCATGCACTGGGTCACCCTTCTATGATATAACTGAGTCATCTATGACTTATAACTTATTTATAACAGATGATTTTATGGGAAGTTAATTGCAATTTATAGCCATGCTAACTGTCTAACTTCATCAAATGAAACATGTTATGACACAATGACATAACACTTAACAGACCTGTTGGCAAAGCCCACCTACAAAATTGCAGAGCTGGTTCAAGTGCCTTTGTAAGCCAAGCCAGCTCCAACTTCCACTTACTATCTGAGGAATCTTCATCATCAGAACAGTATTTGCTAATCCCATCATTTCCATCCGCCTTCTTCACTTCTGATTTGAAAGAAATCCGTTGtgtttcttgctcttcttttagCTTATCTTCTACCTTGTCTGCTCTTGACCTTTGCAATTGAAGCTGGTTGGAAACACTATGCGTATAGTTCCAATGTGGTTTTTCTCTGTTGAGAAAAAATTTGGTAGAATCTGCACATCCAATTAAAAGTAATAGATGTGAATATTAGGATACTATCTCCTATTTTCCTAGCAAGAAAAttgtattaacaaaaaaaaatgaaacttaagTACTAGTTAATAAAAACTAGAGACCCATTCGGATAAGACACTTGGTGAGATCAGTTCTCCATGAACCTATTACTGCATTGACCCATAACCAGATTGACAACACAAAATGTCCTATTGAAGACAGACGATTGGGCCTCTTTGAACAATTCTTTTGCATAAATGATGTATACTCTACAAGTAAACAAATTTTCGATTGTCCTCTTGAGACTGCTCAGTTGATAAAGGTATATGAGCCTATGACACATGCAATGAGTGTGTGGCTTCCAACCGTGCAATGCACACAGCTTGTTTTCCCATCTTCTTTCCCCTTCTACCTTCCCAAGAGGCCTCCTGTGGGCTTCCCCAAGTTCAACATCAGTGGTAAGCTCACTCTCTtgcacaattattttttagaaaaacgaaaaaaggTATTCTATGATGACCAATGACCATATGAAATAACAGTTAGCAAAAGGTGGCAAACTATGTCACGGATACAAGTTCAACCGTTCAAGTATTGTATCCGATATGTACATCAACACAACAATTTCCTTAAAAATTAAGATACtggtattaaaataaactattaaacgagatttaaatgtgtaaaatatattacataactCATAATAGATTCTAATCCACAATATAAAATCAGTTAAACATCATCTTGTCATTTTAGTCTTAGCAGCTTAATGTGTGTTTGGGCAAAAGTTTGCAAGTTTGACATCCAATTatcttgattttgcaaaattaatttGGGTTAAAATTGGTTATGAAACTAAGTAATTCATGTTTGGAAAATTCTACTCGAAAACAAGTTTGCAATTAATCGTGCTTTTAAGAACATGGTCATGTTtggttgaaattgaaaacaagcaAGCGTGATCCTTTGATTTCTTTCGAACAAAACCACATTTGTATTGTTTAAAAGTGAATGCTGTTGCAAACATATGATATTAAATGGTAGAAAGTGTGAACATGCAACAAGAATATCAGGTACAAACACTCTCCATCCCAATTTCTAAAATCGGCGTCGTTCAATTTTAGCAGCTACCAAATGGCGATTCATGATTTGAATTTTCACAAACGCGTTCTTCTAATTCTTccataatttaaaagaaaatcctAGTCTAGAATTGGAACAAGCCATTCAGTGGTGGCAATAGCACAAGCACAT
This region includes:
- the LOC114380859 gene encoding uncharacterized protein LOC114380859 isoform X3, with the protein product MEMMGLANTVLMMKIPQIVSGSWSWLGLQRHLNQLCNFVGNEIGNKPPPSIRSLTEIIACIQRSKIGIQDWSLSDLTIGLYLIYLRQASTHPFEDIKGIPILSESIVQDLIYHIELAKGAYRDNPCSISRNSMLRESNVKKFVKNSSVMRPAYYIGVDTRKKLVILGIRGTHTFYDLITDILSSSDGEVTYEGYSTHFGTAESARWFLRHEIEIIRKCLEKHEGFKLRLVGHSLGGAIASLLAIMIHRKSSKELGFSPDIVSAVGYGTPPCVSRELAESCSGYVSTVVMQDDIIPRLSVASLARLRNEIVQTDWMSVIEKEDWKSITDLVTNAKEVVSSVQDVARKLADYTNFRGNKSLAVGTTDKELPVATEAPLPSEAAKETSGVTKVAGTKTAVIEELFIPGTVYYLKRNLGSQIDAGKDFFTLYKREPGEHFQKVIFSGNFITDHRCDSHYYALRDVLKGVPWCGKEGGALQFFSLCGGVSNSTVD
- the LOC114380859 gene encoding uncharacterized protein LOC114380859 isoform X1; translation: MQKNCSKRPNRLSSIGHFVLSIWLWVNAVIGSWRTDLTKCLIRMDSTKFFLNREKPHWNYTHSVSNQLQLQRSRADKVEDKLKEEQETQRISFKSEVKKADGNDGISKYCSDDEDSSDSKWKLELAWLTKALEPALQFCRWALPTGNEIGNKPPPSIRSLTEIIACIQRSKIGIQDWSLSDLTIGLYLIYLRQASTHPFEDIKGIPILSESIVQDLIYHIELAKGAYRDNPCSISRNSMLRESNVKKFVKNSSVMRPAYYIGVDTRKKLVILGIRGTHTFYDLITDILSSSDGEVTYEGYSTHFGTAESARWFLRHEIEIIRKCLEKHEGFKLRLVGHSLGGAIASLLAIMIHRKSSKELGFSPDIVSAVGYGTPPCVSRELAESCSGYVSTVVMQDDIIPRLSVASLARLRNEIVQTDWMSVIEKEDWKSITDLVTNAKEVVSSVQDVARKLADYTNFRGNKSLAVGTTDKELPVATEAPLPSEAAKETSGVTKVAGTKTAVIEELFIPGTVYYLKRNLGSQIDAGKDFFTLYKREPGEHFQKVIFSGNFITDHRCDSHYYALRDVLKGVPWCGKEGGALQFFSLCGGVSNSTVD
- the LOC114380859 gene encoding uncharacterized protein LOC114380859 isoform X2 codes for the protein MNTQYIKQLLRNFYSTKFFLNREKPHWNYTHSVSNQLQLQRSRADKVEDKLKEEQETQRISFKSEVKKADGNDGISKYCSDDEDSSDSKWKLELAWLTKALEPALQFCRWALPTGNEIGNKPPPSIRSLTEIIACIQRSKIGIQDWSLSDLTIGLYLIYLRQASTHPFEDIKGIPILSESIVQDLIYHIELAKGAYRDNPCSISRNSMLRESNVKKFVKNSSVMRPAYYIGVDTRKKLVILGIRGTHTFYDLITDILSSSDGEVTYEGYSTHFGTAESARWFLRHEIEIIRKCLEKHEGFKLRLVGHSLGGAIASLLAIMIHRKSSKELGFSPDIVSAVGYGTPPCVSRELAESCSGYVSTVVMQDDIIPRLSVASLARLRNEIVQTDWMSVIEKEDWKSITDLVTNAKEVVSSVQDVARKLADYTNFRGNKSLAVGTTDKELPVATEAPLPSEAAKETSGVTKVAGTKTAVIEELFIPGTVYYLKRNLGSQIDAGKDFFTLYKREPGEHFQKVIFSGNFITDHRCDSHYYALRDVLKGVPWCGKEGGALQFFSLCGGVSNSTVD